One segment of Amycolatopsis alba DSM 44262 DNA contains the following:
- a CDS encoding MFS transporter, translated as MRRDSLFFHADFRRLWAGDTASQVGAFAGNTVIPLLAATVLAATPFQMGLLTAAETIAFLIIGLPAGVWVDRMRRRVLMLRADFVRAVLLFTIPLAWWAGVLSLTQLIVVATLVGVATVFFDVAYQSYLPSLVGREHLLEGNAKLQASQSVAFLSGPGIGGGLVQLAGAANAVLMTGLGFLTSALCLLRIRTVEEVPERHEETRLLPQIAEGLRFVFTDPALRSIVACTATSNLFNGAFTAVEILFLNRELGLSPGIIGLVLATGGIGGIVGAFFARTITRRIGQARSIWLVPLLTWPFQLLLPLAAPGWRIVLFPAALAIAGFGIIVYNVAQVSYRQAVCPDRLLGRMNASVRFVVWGMLPLGGLIGGVLGGSIGIRGTLWFVAVGETAALLWVVFSPIRKLRDLPKTPLAVG; from the coding sequence GTGCGCAGAGACTCTCTCTTCTTCCACGCGGACTTCCGTCGGCTCTGGGCGGGTGACACGGCCAGCCAGGTGGGCGCCTTCGCAGGCAACACCGTGATTCCCCTGCTCGCGGCCACCGTGCTGGCCGCGACACCGTTCCAGATGGGACTACTGACCGCGGCCGAGACCATCGCGTTCCTGATCATCGGGCTGCCAGCCGGGGTGTGGGTGGACCGGATGCGACGGCGCGTGCTGATGCTGCGGGCCGACTTCGTCCGCGCGGTGCTGCTGTTCACCATCCCCCTCGCCTGGTGGGCGGGGGTGCTGTCGTTGACGCAGCTGATCGTGGTCGCCACGCTCGTCGGGGTCGCGACGGTGTTCTTCGACGTCGCCTACCAGTCGTACCTGCCGTCGCTGGTCGGCCGGGAGCATCTTCTCGAAGGCAACGCGAAACTCCAGGCCAGCCAATCGGTCGCGTTCCTGAGCGGACCGGGCATCGGCGGCGGGCTGGTACAGCTCGCGGGGGCGGCCAACGCCGTGCTGATGACCGGGCTCGGCTTCCTGACCTCCGCGTTGTGCCTGCTGCGGATCCGCACCGTCGAAGAGGTGCCCGAGCGGCATGAGGAAACGCGGCTGCTCCCCCAGATCGCCGAAGGACTGCGGTTCGTGTTCACCGACCCCGCGCTCCGCTCGATCGTCGCCTGCACCGCGACCTCCAACTTGTTCAACGGCGCCTTCACCGCGGTGGAGATCCTGTTCCTGAACCGGGAGCTGGGCCTGTCACCGGGGATCATCGGCCTCGTCCTGGCGACCGGCGGCATCGGCGGGATCGTCGGGGCGTTCTTCGCCAGGACCATCACCCGGCGGATCGGGCAGGCGCGGTCGATCTGGCTCGTCCCGCTGCTGACCTGGCCGTTCCAGCTGCTGCTCCCGCTCGCCGCGCCGGGCTGGCGGATCGTGCTGTTCCCCGCGGCGCTGGCGATCGCGGGGTTCGGGATCATCGTCTACAACGTCGCGCAGGTCTCGTACCGGCAGGCCGTCTGCCCGGACCGGCTGCTCGGCCGGATGAACGCCAGCGTGCGCTTCGTGGTCTGGGGAATGCTGCCGCTGGGCGGGCTGATCGGCGGCGTGCTGGGCGGGTCGATCGGTATCCGGGGAACGCTGTGGTTCGTCGCGGTCGGCGAAACGGCCGCGTTGCTGTGGGTCGTCTTCTCCCCGATCCGGAAGCTTCGCGACCTTCCCAAGACGCCTCTCGCGGTCGGCTAA